Proteins encoded by one window of Verrucomicrobiota bacterium:
- the tuf gene encoding elongation factor Tu, which produces MAKESFERTKPHLNVGTIGHVDHGKTTLTAAILHTQAGKGLAEAKSYSDIAKGGTVRDASKIVTIAVSHVEYESDKRHYAHVDCPGHADFVKNMITGAAQMDGAILVVSAADGPMPQTREHILLARQVGVPNIVVFLNKVDLLDDEELLELVEMEIRDLLSKYEFDGDNITIVRGSALAALEDKPEGQEAIQNLMDAIDSDVPEPERAVDKPFLMSVEDVFSITGRGTVATGRIERGQVKVGEEVAIVGLEKEGKTTVTGVEMFRKTLDSGQAGDNVGLLLRGVEKDAIERGQVLAKPGSITPHMKAKAEIYVLTKDEGGRHTPFFKGYRPQFFFGTADVTGIVELPEAVEMVMPGDNLGINIVLQKPIAMEAGQRFAIREGGRTIGAGRIAEVTE; this is translated from the coding sequence ATGGCTAAGGAATCATTCGAACGCACGAAACCCCACCTCAACGTGGGAACCATCGGTCACGTCGACCACGGTAAAACTACGCTCACGGCAGCGATTCTCCACACCCAGGCGGGTAAGGGATTGGCTGAGGCGAAGAGCTACTCGGACATCGCCAAAGGCGGTACGGTTCGGGATGCCTCCAAGATCGTGACCATTGCTGTGTCTCACGTAGAGTATGAGTCTGACAAGCGGCACTACGCACACGTCGACTGCCCAGGCCACGCGGACTTCGTGAAAAACATGATCACGGGTGCTGCGCAAATGGACGGAGCCATTCTCGTGGTTAGCGCTGCTGACGGACCTATGCCGCAGACCCGCGAGCACATTCTTCTGGCTCGCCAGGTCGGCGTGCCTAACATCGTGGTTTTCCTGAACAAGGTCGACCTTCTCGATGACGAAGAGCTTCTCGAGCTCGTCGAAATGGAAATCCGCGACCTTCTTTCCAAATACGAGTTCGACGGTGACAATATCACCATCGTCCGTGGTTCGGCGCTTGCTGCCCTCGAAGACAAGCCGGAAGGCCAGGAAGCGATCCAGAATCTCATGGATGCGATCGACTCGGACGTTCCCGAGCCAGAGCGCGCCGTAGACAAGCCTTTCCTCATGTCTGTCGAAGACGTCTTCTCGATCACTGGTCGTGGAACTGTTGCCACCGGTCGTATTGAGCGTGGTCAGGTCAAGGTTGGTGAAGAAGTCGCCATCGTTGGTCTCGAAAAGGAAGGCAAGACCACCGTCACCGGTGTGGAAATGTTCCGCAAGACCCTTGATTCGGGTCAGGCTGGCGACAACGTGGGTCTACTTCTTCGTGGAGTGGAGAAGGACGCAATCGAGCGCGGCCAGGTTTTGGCAAAGCCCGGTAGCATCACTCCTCACATGAAGGCTAAGGCTGAGATCTATGTTCTGACGAAGGACGAAGGTGGACGGCACACTCCATTCTTCAAGGGCTACCGCCCGCAATTCTTCTTTGGAACGGCTGATGTCACCGGTATTGTCGAGCTTCCCGAAGCTGTCGAAATGGTGATGCCGGGCGACAACCTCGGTATCAATATCGTGCTTCAGAAGCCGATCGCCATGGAAGCCGGACAACGGTTCGCTATCCGCGAGGGTGGTCGGACGATTGGCGCGGGTCGAATCGCGGAGGTAACCGAGTAA
- the secE gene encoding preprotein translocase subunit SecE yields the protein MKNPFRSIRTFWKEMMIELRKASWPTRKELREYTIVVLIGVAILGAFIGVSDFFLLNSIELVTEWTRPTL from the coding sequence ATGAAAAATCCATTCCGCTCAATCCGCACATTCTGGAAGGAGATGATGATCGAACTCCGGAAAGCCTCGTGGCCAACCCGCAAGGAACTCCGCGAGTACACTATCGTTGTGCTGATTGGGGTAGCGATTTTGGGAGCCTTCATTGGAGTTTCTGACTTTTTCCTCCTTAATTCGATTGAGCTGGTTACCGAGTGGACCCGTCCGACTCTGTAA
- the nusG gene encoding transcription termination/antitermination protein NusG has protein sequence MVSNTTISGHRWFAVQTLSNQEQKAKSYLDKFVEIEEMGDRISQVLMPTETVTEVKSGKKSQRTRKFYPGYIFVEMRLYDDDGNLDQEAWYFVKDAQGVINFVGGERPVPLKADEIDRIQKQITDAQGKERPKVEYEAGDEVKINDGPFSNLTGKIDEVDPERGRLKVSVSIFGRFTPVDLEYWQVERVEE, from the coding sequence ATGGTATCCAACACCACCATAAGCGGCCACCGCTGGTTTGCAGTCCAAACGCTTTCCAATCAGGAGCAGAAGGCAAAGTCGTATCTGGATAAGTTTGTCGAGATTGAGGAAATGGGAGATCGGATTTCTCAAGTGCTCATGCCCACCGAAACCGTTACGGAGGTGAAGAGCGGCAAGAAGTCTCAGCGCACGCGGAAGTTCTATCCCGGCTACATCTTTGTCGAGATGCGCCTCTATGATGATGATGGAAACTTGGACCAGGAAGCGTGGTATTTTGTTAAAGATGCTCAGGGAGTGATCAATTTCGTAGGCGGTGAGCGGCCAGTTCCTCTAAAAGCAGATGAGATTGACCGCATCCAGAAGCAAATTACGGACGCACAGGGCAAGGAGCGCCCGAAGGTAGAGTACGAAGCGGGCGACGAGGTGAAGATTAACGACGGACCGTTTTCGAATCTCACTGGAAAAATCGACGAAGTGGACCCGGAGCGGGGTCGACTCAAGGTCTCGGTATCAATTTTTGGACGGTTTACCCCCGTCGACCTGGAATATTGGCAGGTTGAAAGGGTCGAAGAGTAA
- a CDS encoding DUF971 domain-containing protein, with the protein MEKAPKKFEIIGDELAILWPDGHETYFSHEYLREKSPSAENMGEVDILGQRHGGDGPRFFPGVKIVGWEKVGNYAICFHFSDGHSTGLYSWPYLRKLEEKLSEKD; encoded by the coding sequence ATGGAAAAGGCACCCAAAAAATTCGAAATCATCGGCGATGAACTCGCCATTCTCTGGCCGGACGGCCACGAAACCTACTTTTCCCATGAATACCTTAGGGAAAAGTCCCCGAGCGCGGAAAATATGGGTGAAGTGGATATTCTCGGGCAAAGACACGGAGGAGACGGCCCACGCTTTTTCCCCGGAGTAAAAATCGTCGGATGGGAAAAAGTCGGCAACTACGCGATCTGTTTCCACTTCTCAGACGGTCACTCCACCGGTCTTTATTCGTGGCCCTATTTGAGAAAATTGGAGGAAAAGCTGAGTGAAAAAGACTAG